Proteins encoded in a region of the Sparus aurata chromosome 6, fSpaAur1.1, whole genome shotgun sequence genome:
- the fam83d gene encoding protein FAM83D translates to MALSQILDDSPLRLGPKHTGVDDLNLQELYNERHRLALEELLSGGLDNFVDFLRKERIPNFLSDDEIQGIRSAAVPPRCVSLHGEDLTLEQSVSSSMDCSSVTYFPEVSDVEPPLLEMGWPAFTAGSYRGVTRAVAHFQPSYGECIYSCKEAARRMIKSAREVIAIVTDSLTDLDIFKDLQEACSNRKVPVYILLDQSCAPAFLKMCRNVGVRLDDLRQMRVRTITGTTYYMRSGARITGEVHERFMLIDGNRVATGSYRFNWTDGKLNSSNLIELSGQITEKFDEEFRILYAQSLPVNTRGPQSVRNSGIYDPLLLKHMVTSSPHPARERPAEPLCLTSTPTRKPRTVAVQPPCEPSTPVRNKTMPVSESSTVDESWTEQEEILAGSTTRGFPADALAEEAPVTPRIISCHASTQTSRSVTDGNTQTDLQLTQHPDLTAPTSPGPKGATSPRPSRHVSPTQAAPDGALKDCFHKLTKERQYHYSAIRSKLEHMVSALSQRRELADMTNMTQGPGTPSRQRVHKDCGQEPNPRLLVESAAMGTWPRARCAH, encoded by the exons ATGGCTCTGTCGCAGATCCTGGACGACTCACCTCTGAGGTTGGGTCCTAAACACACCGGGGTCGACGACCTGAACCTGCAGGAGCTGTACAACGAGAGACACCGCCtggctctggaggagctgctgtccGGGGGGCTCGACAACTTTGTGGACTTTCTCAGGAAGGAGAGGATCCCCAACTTTCTGTCGGACGATGAGATCCAGGGGATCAGGAGCGCCGCCGTGCCCCCGCGGTGTGTGTCCCTCCACGGGGAGGACCTGACTCTGGAGCAGTCGGTCAGCAGCTCTATGGACTGCTCCTCCGTCACCTATTTCCCCGAGGTGTCCGACGTGGAGCCGCCGCTGCTGGAGATGGGCTGGCCCGCCTTCACCGCCGGCTCCTACCGGGGAGTCACACGGGCCGTGGCGCACTTCCAGCCCAGCTACGGGGAGTGCATCTACAGCTGCAAGGAGGCTGCGAGGCGTATGATTAAAAGTGCCAGAGAG GTGATTGCCATAGTTACAGACTCCCTGACAGACCTGGATATATTTAAGGATCTGCAGGAGGCATGCTCCAACCGTAAAGTCCCTGTCTACATCCTGCTGGACCAGTCATGTGCTCCTGCTTTCCTCAAGATGTGCAGAAATGTCGGCGTTCGCCTGGATGACCTTCGG CAAATGAGAGTGCGAACCATAACAGGTACAACTTATTACATGAGATCAGGAGCGAGGATTACTGGGGAGGTTCATGAGCGGTTCATGCTGATTGATGGGAACAGAGTGGCTACAGGTTCCTACAG GTTCAACTGGACTGACGGTAAACTAAACAGCAGCAACCTGATCGAGCTCTCCGGTCAGATAACAGAGAAATTCGATGAGGAGTTCCGCATCCTCTACGCCCAGTCTCTTCCAGTAAACACCCGAGGGCCTCAGAGTGTGCGGAACAGTGGCATATATGACCCACTACTCCTCAAACACATGGTCACCTCCTCCCCTCATCCTGCCAGAGAGCGGCCTGCAGAGCCATTGTGTCTAACCAGCACCCCCACCCGCAAGCCCCGAACCGTAGCTGTCCAGCCCCCGTGTGAACCCTCCACTCCAGTTCGAAATAAAACCATGCCAGTGTCCGAGTCCTCCACTGTAGATGAGAGCTGGACTGAGCAGGAGGAGATCCTGGCTGGTAGCACCACTCGCGGTTTCCCTGCAGATGCGCTTGCAGAAGAAGCGCCCGTGACCCCCCGCATAATTTCCTGCCACGCCTCCACTCAGACCAGCCGCTCGGTGACAGACGGCAACACCCAGACTGACCTCCAGCTCACGCAACACCCCGACCTCACCGCGCCAACAAGCCCAGGACCGAAAGGAGCCACCTCTCCTCGGCCTTCCCGGCATGTCTCGCCCACCCAGGCAGCTCCAGACGGCGCCTTAAAGGACTGCTTCCACAAGCTGACCAAAGAGCGCCAGTATCACTACTCGGCCATCCGCTCCAAGCTCGAGCACATGGTGAGCGCCCTGTCCCAGAGGC